The following proteins are co-located in the Candidatus Aminicenantes bacterium genome:
- a CDS encoding serine/threonine-protein kinase yields RKKVFSPSQIVFIAIKLFKALDYSHRKGIIHRDIKPHNIMITKQKEIKIMDFGLAVILGDQKKGESGVITGTPYYMSPEQIQGIPVDHRTDIYSSGTTLFHMTTGHVPFKGENIFYQHLFDPVPSIKKFRTDIPDKLCFIIEKCMEKKREQRFQSAIEILNEIKTIKI; encoded by the coding sequence CGCAAGAAGGTCTTCTCCCCCTCGCAGATCGTCTTCATCGCCATCAAGCTATTCAAGGCGCTTGACTATTCGCACCGCAAGGGGATCATTCACCGCGACATCAAGCCCCACAACATCATGATCACCAAGCAGAAGGAAATCAAGATCATGGATTTCGGCTTGGCCGTCATCCTCGGCGACCAGAAGAAGGGTGAAAGCGGGGTCATCACCGGCACTCCCTACTACATGTCGCCCGAGCAGATCCAGGGCATCCCGGTCGATCATCGCACCGACATCTATTCCTCCGGCACCACCCTCTTCCACATGACCACCGGCCATGTCCCCTTCAAGGGCGAAAACATCTTTTACCAGCACCTGTTCGACCCGGTGCCGTCGATCAAGAAATTCCGCACCGACATCCCCGACAAGCTGTGCTTCATCATCGAAAAATGCATGGAAAAGAAGCGCGAGCAGCGGTTCCAGAGCGCCATCGAAATATTGAACGAGATAAAGACCATCAAAATTTAA